One region of Halomicrobium sp. LC1Hm genomic DNA includes:
- a CDS encoding helix-turn-helix domain-containing protein, whose translation MPRAELTLTIPEEVWIGSLSRSFPDAEFRILAAVPGEESGVGLTEITADELVAILGEMDETEAVTSLEILQRWEDTALVQFETSDPLLLFPVQGSGIPLEMPFTLGDGEARWEITAPQERLSALGQQLEEFGIPFHVERVSQHVETEQLLTGSQLELIQAAVENGYYDTPRDCSLTELASEVGIAKSTCSETLHRAEEKIVKEFVEELG comes from the coding sequence ATGCCACGAGCCGAACTGACGCTGACGATTCCAGAGGAGGTGTGGATCGGTTCACTCTCGCGGTCGTTTCCGGACGCGGAGTTTCGCATCCTGGCGGCGGTCCCCGGCGAGGAGTCGGGCGTCGGGCTCACGGAGATCACCGCCGACGAACTGGTCGCCATCCTGGGCGAGATGGACGAGACCGAGGCCGTCACCAGCCTGGAGATCCTCCAGCGCTGGGAGGACACGGCGCTGGTCCAGTTCGAGACCAGCGATCCGCTCCTGTTGTTCCCGGTCCAGGGCTCTGGAATACCCCTGGAGATGCCGTTCACGCTCGGCGACGGCGAGGCCCGCTGGGAGATCACCGCGCCCCAGGAGCGACTGTCCGCGCTGGGCCAGCAACTCGAAGAGTTCGGCATTCCGTTCCACGTCGAGCGGGTCAGCCAGCACGTCGAGACCGAGCAGTTGCTCACCGGGAGCCAACTGGAGTTGATCCAGGCCGCCGTCGAGAACGGCTACTACGACACGCCGCGGGACTGCTCGCTGACCGAACTCGCCTCGGAGGTCGGCATCGCCAAGTCGACCTGCAGCGAGACGCTCCACCGCGCCGAGGAGAAGATCGTCAAGGAGTTCGTCGAGGAACTGGGCTAG
- a CDS encoding SRPBCC family protein yields MQEVTVTRDLPAAPEAVLSLVEETESFMSAAGFDAVRVEGETIRIQNRVGLFDVELIAGIVADDDAVLAYEQEEGIFEDMHTAYHLEETDEGTTISATTTFEAVDLPIVGQVLDATVVKRQRSSELNAQFDWLEAELS; encoded by the coding sequence ATGCAAGAAGTGACGGTGACCCGGGACCTGCCGGCCGCGCCCGAGGCGGTCCTCTCGCTGGTCGAAGAGACGGAGTCGTTCATGAGCGCCGCCGGGTTCGACGCCGTCCGCGTGGAGGGCGAGACCATCCGGATCCAGAACCGCGTGGGGTTGTTCGACGTCGAACTCATCGCCGGCATCGTCGCGGACGACGACGCCGTGCTCGCCTACGAACAGGAAGAGGGGATCTTCGAGGACATGCACACGGCCTACCACCTCGAAGAGACCGACGAGGGCACGACGATCTCGGCGACGACGACGTTCGAGGCCGTCGACCTGCCGATCGTCGGCCAGGTGCTGGACGCGACCGTCGTCAAGCGCCAGCGCAGTTCCGAGCTGAACGCGCAGTTCGACTGGCTCGAAGCGGAACTCTCGTAG
- a CDS encoding CGCGG family rSAM-modified RiPP protein, protein MSVSHDDVEPVTDHVHENSWSVNLEQPAHGDDRDLVVAQAIDAIEHTASGNHVNLVTHGEHGHPETYLYDALEAREDVTYDYVEQCGCGGHVVRVQVQ, encoded by the coding sequence ATGAGCGTCTCACACGACGACGTCGAGCCCGTGACCGACCACGTCCACGAGAACTCCTGGTCGGTGAACCTCGAACAGCCAGCCCACGGCGACGACCGCGACCTCGTCGTGGCCCAGGCGATCGACGCGATCGAACACACCGCCTCGGGCAACCACGTCAACCTCGTCACGCACGGCGAGCACGGCCACCCGGAGACGTACCTCTACGACGCCCTCGAAGCGCGCGAGGACGTGACCTACGACTACGTCGAACAGTGTGGCTGTGGCGGCCACGTGGTCCGCGTCCAGGTCCAATGA
- a CDS encoding radical SAM protein, with amino-acid sequence MRGVDVEERPLVLIWELTQACGLTCKHCRADAQPERHPDELTTAEGKRLLDQAADFGDGQLVVLSGGDPLVRDDVTELVEYGTRQGLGMTLTPSGTESLTPERIDALQDAGLRRMALSLDGGDADSHDAFRGESGSFEATLAAAEAARETGLPLQINTTVCAETVDQLPAIRELVADLGAVMWSVFFLVPVGRGRVLTQISPDRAERVMEWLHEVSEAEPFGLKTTEAPHYRRVTIERERDGDSGENDGLQRRTGIRAGQGFAFVSHTGEMYPSGFLPESAGNVRSESVVDLYRDSSLFQRLRDDSALEGKCGACPYRGVCGGSRSRAYAATGDPMGSDPLCSFVPDEYDGPLPATHEERVPTD; translated from the coding sequence ATGAGGGGCGTCGACGTCGAGGAACGGCCGCTGGTGCTGATCTGGGAGCTGACCCAGGCCTGTGGCCTGACCTGCAAGCACTGCCGAGCCGACGCCCAGCCCGAGCGCCACCCCGACGAGCTCACGACCGCCGAGGGCAAGCGGTTGCTCGATCAGGCCGCCGACTTCGGCGACGGCCAGCTGGTCGTGCTCTCGGGGGGCGACCCGCTCGTGCGCGACGACGTGACCGAACTCGTCGAGTACGGTACCCGGCAGGGACTGGGGATGACACTGACCCCCAGCGGCACCGAGTCGCTGACCCCGGAGCGCATCGATGCCCTGCAGGACGCCGGGCTCCGCCGGATGGCCCTCTCTCTGGACGGGGGCGACGCCGACTCCCACGACGCCTTCCGCGGCGAGTCCGGGAGCTTCGAGGCGACGCTCGCGGCCGCCGAGGCCGCCCGCGAGACCGGGCTCCCCTTGCAGATCAACACGACGGTGTGTGCCGAGACGGTCGACCAGCTGCCGGCGATCCGGGAACTCGTGGCCGACCTCGGTGCGGTCATGTGGTCGGTGTTCTTCCTCGTCCCGGTCGGTCGGGGCCGGGTGCTGACCCAGATCAGCCCCGACCGGGCCGAGCGGGTGATGGAGTGGCTCCACGAGGTCTCCGAAGCGGAGCCGTTCGGCCTCAAGACGACGGAAGCACCCCACTACCGACGGGTGACTATCGAGCGAGAGCGCGACGGCGACTCGGGAGAGAACGACGGGCTCCAGCGTCGCACCGGCATCCGCGCGGGCCAGGGCTTTGCCTTCGTCAGTCACACCGGCGAGATGTACCCCTCGGGGTTCCTCCCGGAGTCGGCCGGCAACGTCCGCTCGGAGAGCGTCGTCGACCTGTATCGAGACTCGTCGCTGTTTCAGCGCCTCCGGGACGACAGTGCCCTGGAAGGAAAGTGCGGTGCCTGCCCCTACCGCGGGGTCTGTGGCGGGAGCCGATCCCGGGCGTATGCGGCGACCGGCGACCCGATGGGCAGCGACCCGCTGTGTTCGTTCGTGCCCGACGAGTACGACGGCCCGCTGCCCGCGACCCACGAGGAGCGCGTTCCCACAGACTGA
- a CDS encoding helix-turn-helix domain-containing protein — protein MSEGLRVELAIDSPEACPVADVSERVDGSVTNVTRSTGGDAVVEEFSAPAGTEVGESVEPLFEDGSEARYRFRRDPDQDCFCDAVETFDCAVSDIQAEDGQVIATAHVDDAAQVRAVVEELRDAFGDVALRSLHQHGEGTLGDAVVVDRGQLTDRQREVLDTAHEMGYFDYPKGANAGEVAEALDISVSTLAEHLAAAQTKLLDDVLA, from the coding sequence ATGTCCGAGGGACTTCGCGTCGAGCTGGCGATCGACTCGCCCGAGGCCTGCCCCGTCGCCGACGTGTCCGAGCGAGTCGACGGGTCGGTCACGAACGTCACGCGTTCGACCGGCGGCGACGCAGTCGTCGAAGAGTTCTCCGCGCCGGCCGGGACCGAGGTGGGCGAGTCCGTCGAACCGCTCTTCGAGGACGGATCGGAGGCGCGCTATCGCTTCCGGCGCGATCCCGACCAGGACTGTTTCTGTGACGCCGTCGAGACGTTCGACTGTGCGGTCAGCGACATCCAGGCAGAGGACGGGCAGGTCATCGCCACGGCCCACGTCGACGACGCGGCCCAGGTGCGTGCAGTCGTCGAGGAACTCCGGGACGCGTTCGGCGACGTGGCCCTGCGCTCGCTCCACCAGCACGGCGAGGGGACGCTGGGGGACGCCGTCGTCGTCGACCGCGGACAGCTGACCGATCGACAGCGCGAAGTGCTTGACACCGCCCACGAGATGGGATACTTCGACTATCCGAAAGGCGCGAACGCCGGTGAGGTCGCCGAGGCGCTCGACATCTCCGTCTCGACGCTCGCCGAGCACCTCGCAGCCGCCCAGACCAAACTGCTCGACGACGTACTGGCGTAG
- a CDS encoding SHOCT domain-containing protein, translated as MSEETPIDRARENATGIVSMLVTGIWMFGLFTGQEWWLPALIVGYAVFIPLTATLLGDEDEREAWTGELADSSPTETTEEPEPERTDETALAALRRRYAEGELTDEQFERKLDRLLETETLEDVEEHRERASQERERELE; from the coding sequence ATGAGCGAGGAGACCCCGATCGATCGCGCCCGGGAGAACGCCACCGGGATCGTCTCCATGCTGGTGACCGGGATCTGGATGTTCGGTCTGTTCACCGGCCAGGAGTGGTGGCTCCCGGCGCTGATCGTCGGATACGCCGTGTTTATTCCACTGACCGCGACCCTGTTGGGCGACGAAGACGAGCGCGAAGCGTGGACCGGTGAGTTGGCCGATAGTTCGCCCACCGAGACGACAGAGGAGCCAGAGCCCGAGCGGACCGACGAGACGGCCCTGGCGGCGCTGCGCCGTCGCTACGCCGAAGGCGAACTCACCGACGAGCAGTTCGAGCGCAAGCTCGACCGGCTGCTGGAGACCGAGACGCTCGAAGACGTCGAAGAGCACCGCGAACGGGCAAGCCAGGAGCGCGAGCGAGAACTGGAGTAG
- a CDS encoding DapH/DapD/GlmU-related protein, producing MDGREAKRSTVDDSVEVRDVPAAGWYQIRNPIRFGLTYYVFELCKHLPPIVKNPVYRAFGVEIGADSVLAPAVVVDPFFPERITIGEGSLIGWGTKLLTHEGYTDEWHVGPVEIGDDVTLGHGSSTRPGVTIGDGATVAAHSFVNRDVAPGERVGGVPIEPLSSDE from the coding sequence ATGGACGGACGCGAAGCGAAGCGGTCGACCGTCGACGACAGCGTCGAAGTCCGCGACGTACCGGCCGCCGGCTGGTACCAGATACGGAACCCGATCCGGTTCGGCCTGACGTATTACGTCTTCGAACTGTGTAAACACCTGCCGCCGATCGTCAAGAACCCGGTCTATCGGGCCTTCGGCGTCGAGATCGGGGCGGACTCCGTGCTCGCGCCGGCCGTCGTCGTCGACCCGTTCTTTCCAGAGCGGATCACGATCGGCGAGGGGTCGCTGATCGGTTGGGGCACGAAACTGCTCACCCACGAGGGCTACACCGACGAGTGGCACGTCGGGCCCGTCGAGATCGGCGACGACGTGACCCTGGGACACGGCTCCTCGACGCGGCCGGGCGTGACGATCGGCGACGGTGCGACGGTCGCCGCCCACTCGTTCGTCAACCGCGACGTAGCGCCGGGCGAGCGCGTCGGCGGGGTCCCGATCGAGCCCCTGTCCAGCGACGAGTGA
- a CDS encoding GAF domain-containing protein gives MPSHRILCVDPDEDAREDTVEQLRTELTEFDPVFETAATLDDAKAVVSTDLAAVVTEYDLADGTGLELVTAVRDTAPDAGCILYTDAAPDAIGTDELRGTITEYVGKGSVFGTERLARLLQTTVEGKAQASYPLPQNERERLATLQSYDLDDRALLDSLDRITDLAATHFSVDRASINIISEHSQDFLACYGGANEWDTMDRQDSICTFTIVEDDDVLAVEDVTEDPRFESRSDTLLDMGIRAYLGANLVTRSGLVIGPLCVYDDEPRSFSAADEAYLRDLAAVAMDVIELHARLDDGVETDGGDP, from the coding sequence ATGCCGTCTCATCGCATCCTCTGTGTCGATCCCGACGAGGACGCCCGCGAGGACACGGTCGAACAGCTCCGAACCGAGCTCACGGAGTTCGATCCGGTCTTCGAGACCGCGGCGACCCTCGACGACGCGAAAGCAGTCGTCTCGACCGATCTGGCCGCCGTCGTCACGGAGTACGACCTGGCCGACGGCACGGGTCTGGAACTGGTCACCGCGGTCCGTGACACCGCGCCCGACGCGGGGTGTATCCTCTACACCGACGCCGCCCCGGACGCCATCGGCACCGACGAACTGCGCGGGACCATCACCGAGTACGTCGGCAAGGGCTCGGTGTTCGGGACCGAACGGCTGGCCAGACTGCTCCAGACGACCGTGGAGGGCAAGGCACAGGCCTCCTACCCGCTGCCACAGAACGAACGCGAGCGGCTGGCGACCCTCCAGTCGTACGATCTCGACGACCGGGCACTGCTTGACTCCCTGGACCGGATCACCGACCTGGCGGCCACGCACTTCTCGGTCGATCGCGCTTCGATCAACATCATCAGCGAGCACAGCCAGGACTTTCTGGCCTGCTACGGCGGGGCCAACGAGTGGGACACGATGGACCGGCAGGACTCGATCTGTACGTTCACGATCGTCGAAGACGACGACGTGCTCGCCGTCGAGGACGTGACCGAGGACCCGCGCTTCGAGTCCCGCAGCGACACGCTCCTGGACATGGGGATCCGGGCGTACCTGGGCGCGAACCTCGTGACCAGGAGCGGGCTCGTGATCGGGCCGCTGTGTGTCTACGACGACGAGCCGCGTTCGTTCTCGGCGGCCGACGAAGCGTACCTCCGCGACCTGGCGGCCGTCGCCATGGACGTGATCGAACTCCACGCTCGGCTGGACGACGGCGTCGAGACCGACGGAGGAGACCCATGA